One genomic region from Plasmodium chabaudi chabaudi strain AS genome assembly, chromosome: 7 encodes:
- a CDS encoding kinesin-like protein, putative, giving the protein MNENIKVFLRIKPNIENFSKLKDDDCAIYKVKNNQLLLFENKKSYNDMSEIITKTFNFNHVFDVHNNQNDIFQLIGKNLINNFINGYNSSILAYGNTNSGKTYTLYGDRTDSDSIENNGLIYYSLNYFFQLQNINKNVEISISVVEIYLEKTRDLGKIFQLSQLPTTTDETISYYSKFNDNNIREDKKGNTYVENITLLPVKNIDDVKNIISLCFKYRKTYATKKNLVSSRSHCLLTVYQHKIAKEREFFSQINFIDLAGSEKFNDIKMINKKELININNTLSVLNRVIISLSTKNKIAKNINRTKTNDKFKSDNENSYNVHIPYRDSKLTRLLKNSLNGNSFMHILICLNPNCHKIEDFINSLIFSKRCKMIKQKITKNKISSNSQNSDNNKSLSSEEEYESFDSNFESLQFLKKNNNNSDKTNENCINPNNYIYNFKKKNIKFKIINHTSDILINKLMELFTNLIRHKYNNLIKKKNDIINNLIKVVKVEENNKEQLKNNHNYLINLLKKKKNKLNKNTQYLNDIIYSKQKESNTNPASTITQNNDNNDNDNDNQNVKDLEKQNTIPLSLNKSNPASSMPYQSVENYSSYVKIEENHFLPISKSLSIKQTDGIIQYANAATSPIHTTTATSPIHTTTATSPIHTTTATSPIHTNTIMTAPSTSYLYENMNQKKKQIDLLYTDISKIFQMEINKLNDKINTILKLNYLNIILFKNTQVLANILKNVYNNKYSLILKNGKKSINITNYDYEKLKQTYDAIIIGVELSNHLQDEDCSLKNLNKNIVSIYQQINEKYNQNLISKEI; this is encoded by the exons ATGAacgaaaatataaaagtttttttaAGAATTAAACCGaatattgaaaatttttctaAACTAAAAGATGATGATTGTGCAATttataaagtaaaaaataatcaactacttttatttgaaaataaaaaaagttacaATGATATGAGTGAAATCATAACAAAAACTTTCAATTTTAATCATGTCTTCGATGTTcataataatcaaaatgatattttCCAACTAATTGGCAAAAATCtcataaacaattttataa atggATACAATAGCTCAATATTAGCATATGGAAATACAAATAGTGGCAAGACCTATACATTATATGGAGATAGAACCGATTCAGACAGTATAGAAAACAATGGATTAATCTACTATTCtttaaactatttttttcaactacaaaatataaataag AATGTCGAAATTTCTATATCCGTTGTAGAAATTTATCTGGAAAAAACAAGAGACCTAG GAAAAATTTTCCAACTATCTCAATTACCAACAACTACTGACGAAACAATTAGTTACTACTCAAAATTTAATGACAATAATATTAGAGAAGACAAAAAGGGAAat ACCTACGTGGAAAATATTACACTCCTCCCagtgaaaaatattgacgat gttaaaaatattatcagcttatgttttaaatatagaaaaacatatgcaacaaaaaaaaatttggtATCCTCTAGGTCACATTGCCTTTTAACTGTATATCAGCACAAAATAGCCAA GGAAAGAGAATTTTTCTCTCAGATTAATTTCATCGACTTAGCTGGTTCCGAAAAATTTAACGATATAAA AATGATCAACAAAAAGGAACTCATCAACATTAACAATACATTGTCTGTCTTAAATCGAGTTATAATATCACTAAGcaccaaaaataaaattgccaaaaatataaatcgaACAAAGacaaatgataaatttaaaagcGACAACGAAAATTCCTATAATGTGCATATTCCATATAGAGATTCCAAATTGACAAGGCTTTTAAAA AATAGCCTTAATGGAAACTCATTCATGCACATTTTAATTTGCTTAAATCCCAATTGCCATAAAATAGAAGACTTTATAAATagtttaatattttcaaagaGGTGTAAAATGatcaaacaaaaaataacaaaaaacaaaataagtAGCAATTCACAAAATtcagataataataaaagtcTTTCCTCTGAAGAAGAATATGAAAGCTTTGATTCAAATTTTGAGAGtcttcaatttttaaaaaaaaataataacaatagtGATAAGACCAATGAAAATTGCATTAAcccaaataattatatttataattttaaaaaaaaaaatataaaattcaaaataataaaccaTACTAGTGATATCCTGATAAATAAACTCATGGAATTATTTACAAACCTAATTAGACAtaagtataataatttaattaaaaaaaaaaacgatataattaataatctAATCAAAGTTGTTAAGGTAgaggaaaataataaagagcaattaaaaaataatcataacTACTTAATAAAtcttttgaaaaaaaaaaaaaataaattaaataaaaatacacaatATTTAAACGACATCATATATTCTAAGCAAAAAGAATCAAACACTAACCCCGCTTCTACCATCAcccaaaataatgataataatgataatgacaatgataatcaaaatgtaaaagacctggaaaaacaaaatactATTCCCCTTAGTCTAAATAAGTCTAATCCTGCTTCATCTATGCCTTACCAAAGTGTAGAAAATTATTCCTCTTATGTTAAGATCGAAGAAAACCACTTTTTGCCAATTTCCAAAAGCTTATCAATAAAACAGACCGATGGAATTATACAATACGCCAACGCAGCCACCTCTCCAATACACACCACCACTGCCACCTCTCCAATACACACCACCACTGCCACCTCTCCAATACACACCACCACTGCCACCTCGCCAATACATACCAACACAATTATGACCGCCCCAAGCACATCGTACTTATATGAAAACATGAatcaaaagaaaaaacaaatcgACCTACTTTACACAGATATTAGTAAAATATTCCAAATGGAAATCAACAAATTAAacgataaaattaatactattttaaaattaaattatttaaatataatattatttaaaaatactcAAGTGTTagcaaatattttaaaaaatgtatataataataaatatagtttgatactaaaaaatgggaaaaaaagtataaatattacaaattacgattatgaaaaattaaaacaaacaTATGATGCAATTATTATAGGTGTGGAGTTAAGTAATCATCTACAAGATGAAGATtgttctttaaaaaatctaaataaaaatattgtttctatatatcaacaaataaatgaaaaatataatcaaaACCTTATCTCAAAGGAAATCtga
- a CDS encoding ribosome assembly protein 4, putative — protein sequence MENDTNTLTKEILIQFVNHENKSTGPVINVPLSITKDNLDELINDLKKKSDDFTEDDSEDINYSFMINDKLPLKNNLYESIKNNNISSEDILSIKYFPLNIFKVKKISNCNSTLPGHTNSILCLAFSPNSSHLATGSGDNTVRLWDINTQTPIATLKDHTDWVLSVLFSPDNKFLATTGMDKNVCIYDTHTGKLLNILTGHKKEVTTLCFEPLHLLKETNIKKNTHENKKQKKEEQETSNDKDNKIKNATEDESNINENKNFANVTNASHDNNAPEQSGEIQEENEAKSKTDKMKKRKKSEIGDKNESETILETKSKECYYINSRLASAGKDGIIRINNVLSNSVDKILTGHTNTITCILWSGANEKNSRIYSSSRDTTIKIWNVYNSTLIYDFKGHKHWVNTLSINSERILKNGIYNLDTIINKIDIENHINKSKTIYNNFLKNQNHEKLVSGSDDGTLHLIECLKNDKYKSTRLLGHQKPVIHTQFSPNGKFIASSSFDKSIRIWSGIDGTYLAVYRGHVGPAYKIAWSIDNNYIVSCSQDSTLKLWRINHLVPLLKRKEENAEQTKDEQKNEQKENPQNNDQPNDEANSEEKKKKNEKEKNDKTKNKIKTLLVDLPGHSDAVYAIDWSNDGKFVASGGKDKVLKIWSH from the coding sequence ATGGAAAATGATACCAATACATTAACAAAGGAAATCTTAATTCAGTTTGTAAACCATGAGAATAAAAGCACAGGACCTGTTATCAATGTCCCACTAAGTATAACAAAAGATAATTTGgatgaattaataaatgatcttaaaaaaaaaagcgaTGATTTTACTGAAGATGATTCAGAAGatattaattattcttttatgattaatgataaattaccattaaaaaataatttatatgaatcaataaaaaataataatattagtagtgaagatatattatcaataaaatattttcctttaaacatttttaaagtcaaaaaaattagtaatTGTAATTCTACATTGCCTGGTCATACAAATTCTATACTTTGTTTAGCTTTTAGTCCAAATAGTTCACATTTAGCTACTGGGTCAGGTGATAATACAGTTAGACTATGGGATATTAATACTCAAACTCCCATTGCTACTTTAAAAGATCATACTGATTGGGTATTATCTGTTCTATTCTCACcagataataaatttttagcAACAACTGGAATggataaaaatgtttgtatatatgataCACACACtggaaaattattaaatatattaacaggTCATAAAAAAGAAGTCACCACCTTATGTTTTGAGCCATTGCATTTACTCAAAGAAACAaacatcaaaaaaaatactcatgaaaataaaaaacaaaaaaaagaggaACAAGAAACATCAAATgataaagataataaaataaaaaatgcaactGAAGACGaatcaaatataaatgaaaataaaaattttgcaAATGTAACAAATGCTTCCCATGATAATAACGCACCTGAACAGTCAGGTGAAATAcaagaagaaaatgaagcAAAATCCAAAACtgataaaatgaaaaaaagaaaaaaatcagAAATTGgcgataaaaatgaatcagAAACAATTTTAGAGACTAAATCAAAAGAgtgttattatataaatagtagACTAGCGAGTGCTGGAAAAGATGGTATTATAAGAATTAATAATGTTCTTAGCAATAGTGtggataaaatattaacagGTCATACAAATACTATAACATGCATATTATGGTCAGGtgcaaatgaaaaaaatagcagAATTTATAGCAGTTCAAGAGATACaactattaaaatatggaatgtatataatagtaCATTAATTTACGATTTTAAAGGCCATAAACATTGGGTAAATACATTATCAATTAATTCTGAAcgcattttaaaaaacggtatatataatttagatactataataaataaaatagatatagaaaaccatattaataaaagtaaaaccatttataataattttttaaaaaatcaaaatcaTGAAAAATTAGTAAGTGGATCAGATGATGGTACATTACATTTAATCgaatgtttaaaaaatgataaatacaAATCAACCAGATTATTAGGCCATCAAAAACCAGTTATACATACACAATTTTCTCCAAATGGAAAATTTATTGCTTCATCATCTTTTGATAAAAGTATAAGAATATGGTCAGGTATCGATGGAACTTATTTGGCTGTTTATCGAGGTCATGTCGGACCTGCTTATAAAATTGCTTGGTCGattgataataattatattgtttCATGTAGCCAAGATAGTACTTTGAAGTTATGGCGAATTAATCATTTAGTTCCtcttttaaaaagaaaagaagaaaatgcTGAGCAAACAAAAGATGAGCAAAAAAACgaacaaaaagaaaaccCACAAAATAACGACCAACCAAATGACGAAGCAAATagtgaagaaaaaaaaaaaaaaaatgaaaaagaaaagaatgataaaacaaaaaataaaattaaaacacTACTTGTAGATTTACCAGGTCATTCAGATGCTGTATATGCCATTGATTGGTCAAATGATGGAAAATTTGTGGCATCTGGTGGAAAAGAtaaagttttaaaaatatggtcTCATTAA
- a CDS encoding TMEM65 domain-containing protein, putative, which yields MHTNNMPRCSINNTIFLQQRKVKFGNIKNSVINYIIKKSLTYNNTLTQYYNLNKLNNFKKSIKNMNSHNFLDNKIVCSIKNFLHLNRKYHVQRQYISTFIKKKYTLSLIKRRKKIIPNNCFKSGIHINNIFKLNSLPTCYNFKTFLQANQTQLNNIIKRDQIKNFKILINKSLYSSTNMHDGTSTHTFHTKNIIQYNNKKNNTSEIKKKTLKGRNINTAINYANRIQLLKRRIKKKKKKWLNKLVKKKNNSKIIKLQLNMRKRQNKKCLKNYPTNRKHNCEIYKNNLKNAKRPKWDTTQNVNPLDFENNQHMEEDHLNKTLQTNSDKTSYKKNNNLSKEFDNNTDEKTSQEKAEMNLKKHDLLLVALSGCIPFICFGFIDNSFMIISGDLFDSTFCAILGLSTMAAAGLGNLTSDVLGIFIGGYIEKIIVCIGFPRINLTNKQLKMNRTRKYYYLGSAVGIAIGCLLGMIPLLFIDSTKLEEKKNKFKKKKKKEHELPEKHTQQLHNDNNDLDKKLIEFVSNKLPQYINSSYAFLFIFDKNKNQFYTIINNNLIYIPTTHDIISETHIKKQIVNYYNQNLTNIYTNSFHMTNMNKQDDLQSALNKSNNPNDDHNYKISKINDGFFKHHGINANQILTAPVFGANESIIAIITVVNSTKKIPFSDRDAHFLNLFSSHISKEIEGNSDLDTSLRVCKNIIYN from the exons ATGCACACTAATAATATGCCCCGTTGTTCTATTAATaacacaatttttttacaacaaAGAAAAGTTAAATTtggtaatataaaaaattcagttattaattatattattaaaaaatcgttaacttataataatactcTTACACAAtactataatttaaataaattaaataattttaaaaagtctataaaaaatatgaacagtcataattttttggataataaaattgtatgctctataaaaaattttttacatttaaaTCGTAAATATCATGTACAAAgacaatatatatcaacttttataaaaaaaaaatacacattatctttaattaaaagaagaaaaaaaataatacctaataattgttttaaatcTGGAatccatataaataatatattcaagTTAAATTCTTTACCTACCTGTTATAATTTCAAAACCTTTTTACAAGCCAACCAAACccaattaaataatattattaagcGTGATCAAATTaagaattttaaaatacttATAAATAAGTCATTATATTCTTCCACAAATATGCATGATGGGACAAGCACACACACATTTCATACCAAAAACATAattcaatataataataaaaaaaacaatacttccgaaattaaaaaaaaaacactaaaaggaagaaatataaatacagcCATAAATTATGCCAACAGAATACAGCTATTAAAAAggagaataaaaaaaaaaaaaaaaaaatggctTAATAAATtggttaaaaaaaaaaataatagtaaaataataaaattacaattaaatatgcgaaaaagacaaaataaaaaatgtctCAAAAATTATCCAACGAATAGAAAACATAAttgtgaaatatataaaaataatttaaaaaatgcaaagcGTCCCAAATGGGATACTACCCAAAATGTCAATCCTCttgattttgaaaataaccAACATATGGAAGAAgatcatttaaataaaacccTACAAACCAATAGTGATAAAacatcatataaaaaaaataataatttatcaaaagaatttgataataatactgATGAAAAAACATCACAAGAAAAAGCAgaaatgaatttaaaaaaacatgacTTACTATTAGTAGCTCTCTCTGGTTGTATAccatttatttgttttggTTTTATCGATAATTCTTTTATGATCATATCAGGAGATTTATTTGATTCAACATTTTGTGCAATTTTAGGATTAAGTACAATGGCTGCTGCTGGTCTTGGAAATCTAACCAGTGATGTCTTGGGAATATTTATAGGAGgctatattgaaaaaataattgtatgTATTGGATTTCCTAGAATTaatttaacaaataaacaattaaaaatgaataggACACGAAAATATTACTACTTAGGTAGTGCTGTAGGTATTGCCATAGGATGCTTACTAGGGATGATACCCTTACTCTTTATAGATAGCACAAAattagaagaaaaaaaaaataaatttaaaaaaaaaaaaaaaaaagaacatGAACTTCCAGAAAAACACACACAACAACTTCATAATGACAACAACGATttagataaaaaattaatcgAATTTGTATCAAACAAATTACcacaatatattaattcaagttatgcatttttatttatttttgataaaaataaaaatcaattttacacaataattaataataaccttatttatattcctACTACTCATGATATAATATCTGAaacacatataaaaaaacaaattgtaaattattataatcaaaatttaaccaatatatatacaaattcaTTTCATATGacaaatatgaataagCAAGATGATTTACAATCCGCCCTAAATAAATCTAATAATCCAAATGATgatcataattataaaatctCGAAAATCAATGATGGCTTTTTCAAACATCATGGAATAAATGCCAATCAAATTTTAACTGCCCCTGTCTTTGGAGCAAAT GAATCCATAATCGCAATAATAACAGTAGTTAAttcaacaaaaaaaattccatTTTCAGATAGGGATGCTCATTTTCTAAATCTATTTTCATCTCATATTTCTAAGGAAATAGAAGGAAATAGTGATCTTGATACATCACTAAG ggtatgtaaaaatattatatataactaa
- a CDS encoding oocyst rupture protein 1, putative: MVNSMNSDKSESVDKTDMDNNANDRALDYSNIANSKLNNNEDIDDISKNGFINDNINDETKISDASNNDISIKKISKDVNENYQHDESDYINCDNDDLQNKDMQPIVNNEGVEKSNHLENNFMQENVIHSTASSSGSNKSWEGKETGEIENGDNGYKNISSESVDNLHKDEYNYKEINCIQMDNSDFNKREQHDDKTGSISPMKGNDNSNNDNHECNMNTWNKSNCDGSEDMINYENEKNSESHEKSNNYNLEHNELDKNVDSFDEQKEKDISQNCDNSGNSNNNKNDCNDENNFDLNNASGEADMDKVRETEEEKNEVSNNEGNTIVTKNNSNDKDDNIISNGNNVLHTFKENENNIEQNNDIASENNLETDTNLNEFKEGSKKEKDENDINNVNNNMDEKKYDSNLNENEERVIDGEGNVNIKNAEKELNNYNSFEKDKKCEDECEKSNMENDNYDDINKKRKHISSYDESRKDRKLNDQKEYEEVENGHANKYANGTTTNTINAGPCENNNTNMTKYVSNTEGIVYRNNINTYSRDNFNSSAINLKIENEANGANDTSGAYFSGIKINNSEQNYNYNKLILQQNNKDSLNKEEKNDGENNLENLKEYDEKSRDNDDEYEDEQNENMSDNNYSDDEKTNLDSCNINDKKKNKNDNETLLPIANISRIMKRILPAKAKVAKESKDIIREYVTEFIQFLTSEASDRCLNEKRKTINGEDILFSMEKLGFNDYVEPLSEYLNKWKQMKGLSTSNRYYDKKFDISRNSQEQNMLINYNTNIFNNMNNNNYYIKENYGYNEVNCTATNFFRNEKNEFCNNNFNNAYFNNNGKNNINRI; this comes from the exons atggTGAATAGTATGAACAGTGACAAATCTGAAAGTGTTGATAAAACAGATATGGATAATAATGCAAACGATAGAGCATTAGATTATAGCAACATAGCAAATAGCAaactaaataataatgaagatattgatgatataagtaaaaatggatttattaatgataacataaatgatgaaacaaaaatttCCGATGCTTccaataatgatataagcataaaaaagatatcAAAAGatgtaaatgaaaattatcaGCATGATGAGTctgattatataaattgtgataatgatgatttacaaaataaagatatgcAACCTATTGTAAATAATGAGGGTGTAGAAAAATCGAACCATTTGGAAAATAACTTCATGCAAGAAAATGTTATCCATAGCACTGCTAGTAGTAGTGGTAGTAATAAATCTTGGGAGGGGAAAGAGACAGGAGAAATAGAAAATGGTGATAATggttacaaaaatatttctagTGAATCAGTTGATAATTTACATAAAgatgaatataattataaagaaataaattgcATACAAATGGATAATTCagattttaataaaagggAGCAGCATGATGATAAAACTGGGAGTATATCCCCAATGAAAGGAAATGAcaattcaaataatgataacCATGAATGTAATATGAACACATGGAATAAGAGCAATTGTGACGGTAGTGAAgatatgataaattatgaaaatgaaaaaaattcagaGAGTCatgaaaaatcaaataactACAATTTAGAGCATAATGAATTAGATAAAAATGTGGACAGCTTTGACgaacaaaaagaaaaagatattTCACAAAATTGTGATAATAGTGGAAATAGTAACAACAATAAAAACGATtgtaatgatgaaaataattttgatttaaataatgcaaGTGGAGAAGCAGATATGGATAAAGTAAGAGAGACGGAAGAGGAAAAAAACGAGGTTAGCAATAATGAGGGCAATACAATTGttactaaaaataattcaaatgataaggatgataatattatatctaATGGCAATAATGTGTTACATAcatttaaagaaaatgaaaataatattgaacaaaataatgatatagcTAGTGAGAATAATTTAGAGACTGATACAAACTTAAATGAATTCAAAGAAGGGagtaaaaaggaaaaagacGAAAACGATATTAACaatgttaataataatatggatgaaaagaaatatgattcaaatttaaatgaaaatgaagagAGAGTAATAGATGGTGAAGGaaatgttaatataaagaatgcagaaaaagaattaaataattataatagttttgaaaaagataaaaaatgtgagGATGAATGTGAAAAATCCAATAtggaaaatgataattatgatgatataaataaaaaaaggaagcACATTTCGTCCTATGATGAATCAAGAAAGGATAGGAAATTAAATGATCAGAAAGAATATGAAGAAGTTGAGAATGGACatgcaaataaatatgcgaATGGTACTACTACCAATACCATTAATGCAGGACCttgtgaaaataataacacgAACATGACAAAATACGTAAGCAACACAGAAGGAATAGTTTATaggaataatataaatacatatagtagagacaattttaatagtagtgcaataaatttaaagatCGAAAATGAAGCAAACGGTGCTAACGACACAAGTGGGGCTTATTTTTCaggaataaaaattaacaattcAGAACAAAAttacaattataataaactaATTTtacaacaaaataataaagatagtttaaataaagaagaaaaaaatgatggtgaaaataatttagaaaatttgaaagaatatgatgaaaaaagcAGAGATAATGATGATGAATATGAAgatgaacaaaatgaaaatatgtctgataataattatagtgatgatgaaaaaacaaatttagatagttgtaatattaatgataaaaaaaaaaataaaaatgataatgaaaCGTTATTACCTATAGCTAATATTAGTAGAATTATGAAACGAATACTTCCAGCAAAGGCAAAAGTTGCAAAAGAAAGTAAAGACATAATACGGGAATATGTTACAGAatttattcaatttttGACTAGCGAG gCAAGTGATAGGTGTCTAAATGAGAAGCGAAAAACTATTAATGGGgaagatatattattttctatggAAAAATTAG GATTTAATGACTACGTTGAACCACTATCAGAGTACCTAAACAAGTGGAAACAG ATGAAGGGATTAAGCACTTCGAATAGATATTATGATAAGAAGTTTGATATATCACGAAATTCTCaagaacaaaatatgttaataaattataatacaaatatttttaataacatgaacaacaataattattatatcaaaGAGAATTATGGTTACAATGAAGTCAATTGTACTGCTaccaatttttttagaaatgaaaaaaatgagttttgtaataataattttaataatgcttattttaataataatgggaaaaataatataaacagGATTTAG
- a CDS encoding bicoid-interacting protein BIN3, putative → MAICIFEKTEKKKLRKILNYFKLSSEDVLYSENYEDRGNGKKRKICLHGNYQNYFFERYMNRKIICKEDNENNILSNELENKIQVCEITGCQNESKDKIDDYRLSNINNLIKDIFKNKIILDIGCNYGITTFLLSLKYKCKTVNGIDIDYNIINKNISILKLFFDFILIYNKQKHMLPFLLNKHFLKTESSIFNELHLLYEELTLKGVDKTDEERSDHNLEVCQNEFPFNIYFSCSNIFDKCFENVQNKYDVIICFSVLKWIHLNYGDNKLILFFDLVYKLLKNGGYFILEYHREIKYKLKKNEKIFFLEKKQKLKMNYTHFDDIAQGLYNNASKFVLINKTDFKANTKEDGKERRDTGMFNRTICIYKKVCNDGNIEQHPFLNSLNM, encoded by the coding sequence ATGGCTATTTgcatttttgaaaaaacggaaaaaaaaaagcttaggaaaatattaaattattttaagcTAAGTTCCGAGGATGTATTATATAGCGAAAATTATGAAGACCGAGGAAATGGGAAAAAACGTAAAATATGCTTGCATGggaattatcaaaattatttttttgaacgatatatgaatagaaaaattatatgtaaagaggataatgaaaataatatattatcaaatgaattagaaaataaaatacaagtGTGTGAAATAACAGGATGTCAAAATGAAAGCAAAGACAAAATTGATGATTATAGACTgagtaatataaataatttaattaaagacatatttaagaataaaataattttagatATAGGATGTAATTATGGTATAactacatttttattaagtttaaaatataaatgtaaaacAGTTAATGGGATAGATATcgattataatataataaataaaaatatatctatattgAAGTTATTctttgattttattttaatatataataagcaAAAGCACATGCTaccttttcttttaaataaacactttttaaaaacggAAAGTAGCATATTCAATGAGCTGCACCTTTTGTATGAAGAGCTCACATTAAAGGGGGTTGACAAAACTGACGAAGAAAGGAGTGATCACAATTTGGAGGTTTGTCAAAATGAGTTTCCctttaatatatacttttcaTGTTCTaacatttttgataaatgcTTTGAAAAtgtacaaaataaatatgatgtaattatttgtttttctgTTTTGAAATGGATACACTTAAATTATGGTGATAATaagttaattttattttttgatttagtttataaattattgaaaaatggtgggtattttattttagaaTATCATagagaaataaaatataaattaaaaaaaaatgaaaaaatattttttttagaaaaaaaacaaaaacttaaaatgaattatacCCATTTTGATGATATTGCACAAGGGctttataataatgcttctaaatttgttttgatAAATAAGACAGATTTTAAAGCTAATACGAAAGAGGATGGAAAAGAGAGAAGAGACACTGGAATGTTTAATCGGactatatgtatttataaaaaggtGTGTAATGATGGCAATATAGAGCAACACCCATTTTTGAACAGTTTGAATATGTAA
- a CDS encoding leucine-rich repeat protein — MGSVKCVSSGSLKNEDADLVETNDGCMDNEMINEEVENQNKLLSIIKEGLSDIEKTLNGEGYAFSNLNCSYKNIEYIPEDIINYIYLKYINMSNNKIENISNLYKLDNILFLDISYNLINNLEEIKSMHLKNCIYMNISHNSINIINDIKMKNIIELDLSYNNIENLDIYFPETLKNLNMSNNNIKNICFKNKLENIELLDISSNPIENLNFYEIIPNIKTLKLNDNYSLPINNLSELNNFKNIQFLDMENYLHFKDKSYTEIKQILFQNTPDVNLKKFNGNLIIKNQSRHSKESK, encoded by the coding sequence ATGGGAAGTGTAAAATGTGTAAGTAGTGGAAGTTTGAAAAATGAGGACGCCGATTTAGTAGAAACGAATGATGGATGTATGGATAATGAAATGATTAACGAAGAGGTGGAGAATCAAAATAAGCTATTAAGTATTATAAAGGAAGGATTATCagatatagaaaaaacattaaatGGTGAAGGATACGCATTTAgtaatttaaattgtagttataaaaatatagaatatataccagaagatataataaattatatatatttaaaatatataaatatgtctaataataaaattgaaaatatatcaaatttatataagttagataatatattatttttagatatatcttacaatttaataaataatttagaagaaataaaaagtatgcatctaaaaaattgtatatatatgaatatatcaCATAAttcaattaatataataaatgatataaaaatgaaaaatattatagaaCTTGATTTATCATACAACAATATAGAAAAccttgatatatattttccagAGACATTAAAGAATTTAAACATGTctaataacaatataaaaaatatatgttttaaaaataagttgGAGAATATAGAATTGTTAGATATTTCTTCGAATCCtattgaaaatttaaatttttatgagaTTATtccaaatataaaaactttaaaattaaatgataattatagtttacctattaataatttaagtgagttaaataattttaaaaatattcaatttCTAGATATGGAAAATTATCTTCATTTTAAGGATAAATCATATACAgagataaaacaaatactATTTCAAAATACCCCGGAtgtaaatttgaaaaagttTAATGGGAacctaataataaaaaatcagtCCCGTCATAGCAAAGaatcaaaatga